The Heliorestis convoluta genome includes the window TATAAAGATCCAGAAATTATTGCACTAGAAGAAAGAATGCGTACCTGGTTAAAAACACAAGTTAAGATCAAGCACTACGGAGAAAAAGGAACGATAGAAATCTCTTATTATAGCCTCGAAGATTTACAAAGAGTTTTTGACTGTTTTTTTGATGAACAAGAGAAGTAGATAATCTTTCAATGTTCCACGTGGAACATTGAAAGGGACTTAGTACAGAAGGGAGTTAAATAGTTGATCTATCTAGATAACGCAGCAACGACTTGGCCAAAACCAGAAATCGTATGGCAAGAAGTACTGCGGGCAGGAAAAGAATATGGTGCCAATCCTGGTAGAGCCAGTCATCAAATGGCCATTGACGCGAGTAGAAGCATTTATAAAGCCAGGGTTGCTTTGTCGCAACTATTTAACGCGCCTGATCCACTGCGAATCATATTTACACTCAATGCTACGGAAGCCTTGAACTTGGCTATTTTTGGAACCCTTAAATCAGGCGATCATGTCATTACATCCAGCTTAGAACACAATGCTGTTGCTCGCCCTTTAAAGATATTGCAAGATCGGGGCGTGGAAGTAACCTATCTACAAGGCGATGATTATGGTTATATGGATGAAGATGAACTAAAAAAAGCTTTGCGTCCCAATAGCAAAGCTTTCGTCTTCTCCCATGCTTCCAATGTAACCGGAACACTGCAAGATGCAGCAAGACTGACGAAAAAAGCAAAAGAATATGGACTTACCGTAATTATTGATGCAGCTCAAACAGCAGGCGTTCATGACATTAACATAAAAGACTGGGGTATTGACTTGTTAGCCTTTCCAGGGCACAAAGGACTTTTTGGACCGCAAGGGACAGGTGGTCTCTGGATTGGCGAAGGACTTCATATACCACCACTGTACTATGGAGGTACAGGCAGCCAAAGTGAATCAGAATATCAACCCACTCATTTACCAGACCGCTTTGAAAGTGGAACACAGAATACACCCGGTCTTGCAGGCCTTGCTGCCGGTGTAGAATTTATTAAAGAAATAGGTAGAGAAAAAATTGAAGAGCAAGAAGAAAAGCTTACTATAAAATTGCTCGATGGATTGAGCAACATGAAAAAAGTCACACTTTACGGCCCACCTGTCCATCTACCGAGAGCTGCAGTCGTTTCAATGAACATTGAAGGAGTTGAAGCTGCAGAATTTGGCTTTTTACTTGACAAGGTTCATCAAATCGCCGTACGGACAGGATTGCATTGTGCACCTCTAGCCCATAAGCGAATAGGAACGATTGAGAGTGGAACAATACGTTTTAGTCCTGGGTACTTTACAAGGGATGAAGAGATCGAACAAGTATTATCGGCAGTTGAAAAATTAATTGAAGAAGTAAGTTAGCACGAAAAAAGATAGTTTGTGGTGGGGGCAGGCGTTATGACTTCCTTCCGAACAGACCAGTCCAGAGCGGAGGAAAGCGTGATGACCAGGCCCCTCTATGAAGTAACTCCAATGTGAATAAAAAGGAAAACAAAACCTTGAATAAAACACCAACCGAAAAAGAAAGCATGCTCCATTTATCAACACCTACAATTGTTGTCAACGAAGAAATATTACGACGTAACATCAGAAAGATGGCGCAAGCTTGTCGAGAGAAAAAAATTGCGTTAAGACCCCATTTTAAAGCCCATAAACTTCTTCCCATAGCAAAAATGCAAAAAGAAGAAGGTGCTCGTGGCTTCACAGTCGCTAAACTATCAGAGGCAGCGGTGCTTATCAAAGCCGGTTACCAGGATGTCCTCGTAGCCTATCCGCTTTGGGGTCATGACAAATGGAAAGAGTACGAAGAACTAGCTTCTCAGGCTAAAATGGCAACAATCATTGATTCTTTTGAATCTCTTGTTGCCTGGGAAGAAAGAGCTCGTAAAAAAAGAAGGCCTGTTGAAGTCTACATCAAAGTAGACACAGGCCTTCATCGTGTTGGCTATGCACCAGGAGAAAAACTTTACGATCTGATACAAAGAGCCAGTAAAAATGAGCATATCATCTTACGAGGTTTGTTAACCCATGCTGGTCACGTTTACGGGGCTAAAAACGAAGAAGAGAGAAAAAGAATAGCCCTAGAAGAAGGGAAAATTCTTCTAACAGTAGCCCATAAAATGCGAAAAGAAGGCATTGCCCTACAAGAAATCTCTGTAGGCGCAACGCCTACCGTCGCTTACAATCTACAAACGCCAGGCGTTACGGAAGTAAGGCCTGGCAACTATGTATTTAATGATGCTACACAAGTAAGACTCTCCGTAGCGAAAAAAGAAGACTGTGCCCTTCGCGTATTGACAACCGTTGTAGCCAGACCAGCAGAGAACCGACGAATCATTGATGGTGGCGCCAAAGTATTTGCCCTTGATAAAGGAGCTCATGGACAAGATGGGACCGATAGTTACGGTATAGTAGAGAATATAGAAGGTTGGAAACTATGTCGCCTATCGGAAGAACACGGTGTCTTAGAAAAAATAAGAGCAGAAGCTCCTGAGCTACCTTTAGGATCTAGAATTACTGTCATACCGAACCATGCTTGTCCCGTTGTAAACTTGACGAATGCAATAACCGTGCTCGATCAACAAAACCAAGTCATCGAGCACTGGCCTGTAGATGCTAGAGGTTGTAGTCAATAAAAAAATCTAAGAAAATATTTTGTAATATTCTACAAGTGCAGCCTGATAAACTTCCTTCAGTGAAGTAGCATGATGGCGAGCTTGTTGTACACAATCTTCATACTCAGGTTGGACATTGATCACTTTGTCCTTCCAAAAAGCTCGTTTAATAGCAATAGCACCATAAGCAGTCTCCACCGATACAAAATCTCTTTGCAAAACAGCCCTTTTTTCTCGGCGACAACGAAGCCCTAAGGTCGTAGTGTGTTGAAAAATAAGCTCTACAAGCATAGAACTACAATGGGGAGGACAAAGAACTTTCAATGCATGGCCGACTCTTTCTTTTTTCATCATTGTAGCTGTAACTTCCATATCAAGAGCACCAGCAGAAAACAACCGTTCTCGTAAAAAGTGAAACCACTGTGGGTTCATGTCGTCGATGGTAGCTTCTAAAATATCAACTTCTTCCCACAATGTCGCAGTGTCATCGGCAGCCATTTCTATGACAGGTAATAGATTTTTTTCTGAACCGCAATGGATAGTACTACCATTGCTCAGGTTCTTTTTTTTTCCACAATCATAAGTCGGAGTACATTAGGAACTTTCTTAGAAGGGCGCAGACCTGCTCCATAGCCAATGGAGCGAATAAACCAACTCGAAAAATCAGCATCAAGAGGTTTTCCCAGCGTTGTACAAAGGGCGGCACCTGTTGGTGTCACCAGCTCTCCTTCGCCGGAACCGATGATCACAGGAAAATCTTTTACAAGCTCAGCCGTAGCCGGAGCCGGCACAGGCATAATACCATGATCACACTTTACTGTACCCGAACCAAGGGGTAGAGGAAGTACATAGATAGTCTCAATCTGTAATTGTTGTAAAGCCCAGACAGTGCCTACAACATCAATAATTGCATCGATGGCTCCAACTTCATGAAAGTGGACTTTTTCAACAGACGTACCGTGTACCCTAGCCTCTGCTTCCGCAAGACGAGTAAATACAGCTATAGCGCCTTTTTTAACTGTATCTTCTATCGTCGCATCTTCAATCATTTTTACAATATGATGAAGATGGCGATGAGGCTGATCCTTTTGCTCAAGCAAAACTTTGACTTGACTGCTGCGAATTCCTCGAGCAGATATTTGTTGATGCTCGAGGTGATAACCAGAAATCGGTAAAGAACCAATAACACCTACCAAATCATCCCAGGGTACCCCTAGATCAACCAAGGCAGCCAACCACATATCGCCAGCTACCCCACCAACCGGATCAACAATCAAAGCACGTTCCATAATAAATTACAAGAATCCTCCTTTACCGTCCCCCTGTGCCAACTGTGCCTTACGCCAATAGCTACTACGAACAATCGTAGCCGCCAATGCGGCACCACCAAAACCATTGTCTATATTGACAACACCAACCCCAACAGCACAAGAGTTTAACATGGTCAACAAAGCCGACAAACCACCAAAGTTAGCACCATAGCCTACACTCGTTGGTACAGCAATAACAGGTCGATCACTCATGCCAGCTACAACAGAAGCCAAAGCGCCTTCCATACCTGCCACAACCACAAGAGCGTCCATGGTAGCCAATTTATTGCGATGATCGAGAAGGCGATGCAAACCGGCAACACCGACGTCAAAAATAGGTTCTACATAACAGCCCATTGCTCGCGCTGTAATAACTGCTTCTTCTGCTACAGGTAGATCAGCCGTTCCTGCAGAAAGGATAGCAACTCTTCCATAGCTCTGTTCATCGGTACATTCAGGAATGCGATAGCTGATCACTTTGGCGAGACTATGAAAAGTGGCTTCAGGGACAAAAGCTTGCACAGCTTCAAAAGCTTTTTCATCGCACCGAGTCGCAAGAACGGGATTGCCTTTTTCAGCAAGACGTTGAAAAACAGCACCGACTTGCTCAGGTGTTTTACCGAGACCAAAAATAACTTCAGGAAAGCCTTGATTGGCACTTCGGCAATGATCTACTTTAGCATACCCTAAATCTTCATAAGGCCAACCTTTTAGGCGATCCATCGCTTCTTCTAGGGAAATAGAATCATCTTTCAGAGATAAAAGCAAACGTTTCAGCTCTACAGGATCCATGGCAGTCACCTTCTAATCTATGATATTTTATGAATCTAGAGAATCACGATTAGGATTTAAGCTTCCCATGCGATACCCTTCCAAATCAAGAGAAATATAACGAAAGCCAATTTCTTTCAAAGCGCTGATCACGTGAGAACGATAAGGCTCCTCCAAAAGAAAGGAAGCGTTACGCCCATAGCGCTCATCGATTTCAATGCGAGCACCATCGCCATGATAGCGTACCCGAGAACCGGGAAAGCCAAGTTTATGTAATACCAACTCAGCTGCATCTATTTGCTGAAGCTTTTTTTTATCGACAGCGACACCATAAGGAATACGAGAAGCAAGACAAGCCATACTAGGTAAGTTCCAAGTAGGCAGTCCCATTTCTTTTGACAAAAAACGAATCTCATCTTTTGTCAGCTTGGCCTCAGCCAGGGGACTAAAGACAGCCAGTTCAGAAAGGGCACGATGACCCGGTCGAAAATCTTTCAAGTCATCAACATTGGTTCCATCAAAAAGAAAAGAGATTTTTTCTTTTTTTGCTAGATTTACAAGCGACTGAAAAAGATGAAGCTTACAATGATAACAACGATCCCATTCATTTTTGCTCATAAAAGGTTCTCTTAGAGGATCAATTTGTAGAAAGCGATGCTCTGCATCCATGAAATCAACCATTTTTTGTACATCTTCAGCCGTTCCTGTTGGTAACAGTGGCGATAGAATCGTACAAGCTAGCAAGCGTGGACTTTCTGATTCCTCCGAATCAGTCCTTGCCGATTTACCTGTAACGACTTTGTTGTCACGTACTGTTACATCCACACGATTTTTCTTTTTATCTTTCCATACTTCGTGCCAGGCAGCAAGCAAGAAAGTGCTATCGACTCCACCTGAGTACGCAAGCAAGGCGGAGGGGTATGAGAGTAAAATTTCTCGAAGCTGGGAATACTTGCGAATAGCTTGAACAGAGCTTTTATTTTTTTGATAAAAATCAAAAGATAAATTGTGAGTCACCTTAAAACCTCCTTGATTGATTTTATATCCACTTTTTTTTTATGTCAAAAAAATCCTATTTATGAAGGATTTTTTCCATAGCCATAGAGGAAAAAGACGAAAAATGTGGAATAAATGACAGGGGGAAAGGAGGAAGAAGGTTGCCACAATGGATGGAATGGCTTCATGAAAATAGCTTTGCTTTGCTTATCATTACACTCGGCGTAACATTTTTAATCCTTCTTCTGATGGTTATCTTGTTTTATCGCTTTAAGAAAATATCAAAAATGTATAAGAACTTGATGACGGGACAAGAAGGCAATAGCAAGAATCTAGAAGAATTACTTTTTCAAAATTTAGAGAATAATGAAAACATTATCCAAAAACTCAAAGAACAAGAAGTAGAGATTAATCAATTAAAAAATATATCCTTAGAAACAATTCGTCACATAGGAATTGTACGCTATAACGCCTTTGATAACGTGGGATCGAACCAAAGTTTTTCTGTGGCATTGCTCGATCATAAAGGCTCAGGCGTTATTTTAAGCAGTCTTTATGGACGAGAAGTGTCACAAGTTTACGCCAAACCCGTCAAAGAAAGCCGCTCAAGCTATCCTTTGACCGAAGAAGAAGAAAAGGCAATTCAGGAAGCGATGAGTGAGTAAAGATTCTTTAAATTAAAGCAGGTGAGTAGGATTCATAGCTACAATCGGTCTTCCAAAAAAAAGAAAGTAGAAAATTATACAGTTTTTTTTGTATCTGACCATGGTAGAAAGAGACCTTTTCGCCTTCATTTATCGCAAGAGAAATTACGCTTAGTAGCAGGAGGCGCTGTTGTATTTTCCCTGTTGTTTGTGGTAATGCTTGGTCTTTCTTTTTACTCCAGCAACAATGTGATAGAGTTGCAACGTCTTCGCTCTGTCAACGAGCAACAGGCCCAACAGATTGCAGAACTTCGAGAATTTGCTGTTGATGTACAAGATAAAGTTGAGCGAATCAAAATGATGGATCAACAAGTTCGCCAACTGGTTGGCTTAGAAGGTCAAGTACAAATGAATCTACCCGTAGAAAGACTAGAACATCACGCAGAAGATGAAGAAAATACAAGGGCAATCTTAGAAACAAATTCAGAACAAAGTGATGCACGAAGACTTTTTGGCCTCTTTCCATCTCGTTCTAGTTATAGTAGAGCAGAAGCAGCTGTTCAAAATGTAAATACAAAAAATGTTGATACACTTGATTTAAATGAACTAAAAATTTCCTTAACAGAGCTAAGTGATGATTTAGAGTATCATAAGGAAAACTTATATCAGCTTGAAGAAGATGTAGAAGAACGACTTCGTTACTTAGAAGCCCTTCCTTCTACCTATCCGGTAAGAGGACGTATCTCGTCGCCTTATGGCAATCGCCCCTCTCCTTTTGGCGGCTCTTCTATAGAATTTCATTCTGGCATTGATATTGCAGCCGACTATGGTACAACGATCCGAGCTTCTGCAGCCGGTACCGTTATTTTCGCCGGTTGGAAAGCAGATATGGGCAGGGTTATAGAGATTCAACATGGTTATGGTTATGTATCAACCTATAGTCATCTTTCTGTCATAAATGTGACGGTCGATCAGAAAGTAGAAAGAGGCGACCCTATTGGACGGGTCGGAAGCAGTGGAAGAAGTACAGGTCCTCATTTACACTTTGAAATATATAAGAATGGTCGACTTCAAGATCCCCAAAAGTATTTGGTTCATTAAAGTAGCGGGAGGTTACAGACATGTTTGGCAAAAAGAGCAATCAATCAGTTCAATCTGGCCCAAATACTGTTGAAACCGTAATTGGCAAAGACAGTGAGTTCAAGGGAATTCTTAAGGCAACAGGGGCCGTACGAATTGATGGCTCCTTGCATGGAGAAATTATTGGTAACGGTGATATCATTGTTGGTGAAAGCGGAGAAATAGAAGCATCGATTGACGGTCGTAATGTAATCATTGCAGGTACAGTTCACGGCAATATTACTGCTACAGGTCGCCTAGAAATCGCAGCTACGGGCAAGCTTTACGGAGATATTTACACAGGTAGTTTGGTTATTGATGAAGGGGCTCTTTTTCAAGGAAGCTCTAAAGCACAACAGCCAGTACAAGAAAAAGAAAGTGTACCGGCTGTTTCTTAAAGCATCTTATCAGACAGCTCCATCATTGATAGGGAAATGCTTTTCTTCCCGGGTGGCGCTGTAAGCTAGATTATGATTCATATGATAAACTGGTTGACGACGAGCTACTCTGTAGTAACCAAAAAGAATTCCTCTACTTATTTGATGAGCGATTTTCATTACAGAAGCAAGACGTGTATTTTGTAAAACCATAAATTCCATAAATCCACCGACATTCACGATACCGGTGATATGCAGATCTCCCACTGAAGGGAGATCTTTTTTACGCCCGCACCAGGACGAAGACTACCCAAACCAATAGAAATTTTGCCTACCTGATCTACGGTACCCAAAGAAGCATCGATAGCAATCATGATTCCATTAGGATGAGCCTCTTCAATCGCTTTTTTTCGTTCAATTAAGTTTGTGGCATGAATGGGATCGTCAAGTGTCCCGTAGATATGATAATACGATGAAGCAAGAGGCAACAGTTGTGTGCCTACCAAAGGACCTAGGCAATCTCCTGTAGAGCGATCGGTGCCGATGCAAAGAATGACTCGAGGTCTTATCATATCTGGATCAAGATGAAGCAACAATTCAGCCAGTGCATCACCGAGTTCATGAGCTGCACCGTTAGAAGTCTCTATATAATGCTTTTTGCCAAACCTTATATGATCCCACTTTTCTGTAGTCATGTCCTATCCCCTTTTTTAATTATGGCTACATTTTTCCCTCTGTAAAGGCAAAATAAACCATCCAGTTTCGTTCTGAGGGAGGTAATTTTGTGGGCTTTCTCTGGCAATTACAAGTTGCATCTGTATACATTGGGGCGGTTCTCGGTGCAGGATTTGCTTCTGGCCAAGAAATTATGCAATTTTTTGTGCGATACGGTTCCGATGGACCTTCGGCCGTTGTTTTTTCTGGCGTTCTCTTTGGCGTCCTAGGGCCTGCAATTCTTGCTCTGTGTCGACAACGATCTATATTTCAATATCAAGATCTACTTAACTTCCTTTTTGGTCAACGACTTGGCAAGGTAATGGACTTCGTTATCGCGTTATCATTGTTTACAGGATTGATGGTAATGTTATCAGGTACAGGCGCTCTTGTTTCCCAGCAATGGGGTTGGCCTGCCTGGAGCGGTGTGTTGATCACGTCTATTTTCTTATTTTTCTCATTGTGGAGTGGCCTTGGAGGACTCTTGTGGGTAAACACATTTTTGGTTCCACTAAAAGCGATTATCTGTGTCGCCGTTGCCGCCGGTATCTTACTGATTAATCCTAGCATAGAAAGCATATCAGCCGATTGGCAAGAATACTTAACATGTCTTGCTGGCTATAACAATCCGAATATCGATTCATCGGGGCCTACCGAATCATTTGGACTTTTACCACCTTCTGCAGCCTTTGGTGCTTTTCTATATGTTTCCTTTAACTTGGCTATGTCCATTGTTGTTCTTGTTGCTTTAACTCCACAAGTAAAAAAACAAGGTGGCTACCAGGGGGCTGCCATTGGCGGTCTCTTACTAGGTTTTTTTGCTTATGTTTTAACAATGGCTATGTTACAGTATGTACCTGAGATTGAAGCCTATCCGGTACCCATGCTTTTTTTAGCCGGTGCCCTTCATCCTTGGACCGGCCACGTCTACGCCTTTTTACTCTGGTTGGCCATGTTCACAGCTGCATTAGGAAGTGCTTTTGGTGCTGCCCTTAGAATATCGAGTGAGAAGAAGGGAAAAAAATTCAAAAAAGCCCTGCTTTTTTCTATCGTCATCGTGTCACCCTTTGCCCTTCTACCATTTGCTGATCTTGTTGCAACGTTGTATCCGATTTTTGGTTATATAGGCCTGCCTATTATCGGGGCCATCGTCTGGTCCATTGGCCGCGAGTGGCTTCACCGAAAGTGGAGCAGTTATAAAAGTTTCTAAAAAAGAGTCTGCTTTCTTAATAAAAGAAGCAGACTCTTTTTTCTCATTCTTATGGATCAATTACGGCTACCAGTTCGAGGGTAGGCCCTACTTGCATGACCGCCATGGGACGAAGGGCATGACGCTCTTGACCAATCTTCATAGTGCCTCCGGCAACAGGCCAGGGTTCCATTTGTTTTATTCTTTCTGCTAAGGCCTGCTGATCCTCAGGATCCTTACATTCTGACAGCGCTTTGAGCAAGCCTTTCGTTGCGTCGTAAGCCCAGAGTGCAATGGGGTGTGGTTCTTCGTGATATCTTGCTTTATATGCTTTTTCAAATGTTTTACCTTCTTCAGTCGGTAGAAAGTTCGGCGTTATGTAAAAAAGTCCCCACCGAACCTGGTTGCGGCTTTCTTGGAGTAGAGATCGAGCCATTTCTTCCAAGCTATCACCACCGAGTATAGGGAGGGCAATTCCTACTTGACGAGCTTGTTGTAAGAAAGCAGCACTTTCTTTGGCATAGCCTGGCAAGTATATGACTTGTGGTTGCCCATTGAGAATGTTAGATAATAATGTAGAAAAGTCCTGTTGATCTCTCTGGTAGTATAAAGTATTGACAATAGTTCCTCCTGCTTTTTCATAGGTTTGCCGAAAAGATTGAGCCAATGCTTGTCCATAGGCGCTTTTTTCTTCTACGACCATAACGGCTCTTTCACCCCAGTAAGAAGAGGCAAAGTGTGCTGCTGCCGAGCCTTGTTGTCGATCGTCATAACTTCCCTGATAAATATTATCACCAAATGTGGGCGTAGACGGGTGTGTTGATAGACTGAATAAAGGGAGTGAAAGATTCTTCTGGGCTAACAGTTCTGCTTTCGATGGTGTCATGGGGCCAATAATAGCAACAAGGTTTCTATTTACAGCTTCTCTGGCAAACACAGATAGTCCTTCTGCGTCACTTGCATCGGCTGTATGAGTCTGAATGTAACGACCTTTTATCCCACCTTGGTCGTTGACTTCATCGATGGCCATTTGAAGACCTTTGAAAGCTGCTTGACCCCACGGTGAGATTTGCCCTGACAGTTCCAAGGCAACGCCCAATTGAATGGGTGTAGCAGCAGGCTGTGGCTCTTTCAAGGAGGATATTTTCTGATATCCTACATAAAAGCCTATGGGCACTATGAAGAGTAAGGCAAGAATGAGTAGCAATGTTTTACGCGTTAAAAAAATCATGGTACATCCCTCCTTTACAATCGGTATGTACCATAATTTCTACATATTCCATATTTTACCTTTT containing:
- the larE gene encoding ATP-dependent sacrificial sulfur transferase LarE; its protein translation is MTHNLSFDFYQKNKSSVQAIRKYSQLREILLSYPSALLAYSGGVDSTFLLAAWHEVWKDKKKNRVDVTVRDNKVVTGKSARTDSEESESPRLLACTILSPLLPTGTAEDVQKMVDFMDAEHRFLQIDPLREPFMSKNEWDRCYHCKLHLFQSLVNLAKKEKISFLFDGTNVDDLKDFRPGHRALSELAVFSPLAEAKLTKDEIRFLSKEMGLPTWNLPSMACLASRIPYGVAVDKKKLQQIDAAELVLHKLGFPGSRVRYHGDGARIEIDERYGRNASFLLEEPYRSHVISALKEIGFRYISLDLEGYRMGSLNPNRDSLDS
- a CDS encoding YkvI family membrane protein, producing the protein MGFLWQLQVASVYIGAVLGAGFASGQEIMQFFVRYGSDGPSAVVFSGVLFGVLGPAILALCRQRSIFQYQDLLNFLFGQRLGKVMDFVIALSLFTGLMVMLSGTGALVSQQWGWPAWSGVLITSIFLFFSLWSGLGGLLWVNTFLVPLKAIICVAVAAGILLINPSIESISADWQEYLTCLAGYNNPNIDSSGPTESFGLLPPSAAFGAFLYVSFNLAMSIVVLVALTPQVKKQGGYQGAAIGGLLLGFFAYVLTMAMLQYVPEIEAYPVPMLFLAGALHPWTGHVYAFLLWLAMFTAALGSAFGAALRISSEKKGKKFKKALLFSIVIVSPFALLPFADLVATLYPIFGYIGLPIIGAIVWSIGREWLHRKWSSYKSF
- a CDS encoding M23 family metallopeptidase, with the translated sequence MSRIHSYNRSSKKKKVENYTVFFVSDHGRKRPFRLHLSQEKLRLVAGGAVVFSLLFVVMLGLSFYSSNNVIELQRLRSVNEQQAQQIAELREFAVDVQDKVERIKMMDQQVRQLVGLEGQVQMNLPVERLEHHAEDEENTRAILETNSEQSDARRLFGLFPSRSSYSRAEAAVQNVNTKNVDTLDLNELKISLTELSDDLEYHKENLYQLEEDVEERLRYLEALPSTYPVRGRISSPYGNRPSPFGGSSIEFHSGIDIAADYGTTIRASAAGTVIFAGWKADMGRVIEIQHGYGYVSTYSHLSVINVTVDQKVERGDPIGRVGSSGRSTGPHLHFEIYKNGRLQDPQKYLVH
- a CDS encoding DUF4446 family protein, which produces MPQWMEWLHENSFALLIITLGVTFLILLLMVILFYRFKKISKMYKNLMTGQEGNSKNLEELLFQNLENNENIIQKLKEQEVEINQLKNISLETIRHIGIVRYNAFDNVGSNQSFSVALLDHKGSGVILSSLYGREVSQVYAKPVKESRSSYPLTEEEEKAIQEAMSE
- a CDS encoding bactofilin family protein; the encoded protein is MFGKKSNQSVQSGPNTVETVIGKDSEFKGILKATGAVRIDGSLHGEIIGNGDIIVGESGEIEASIDGRNVIIAGTVHGNITATGRLEIAATGKLYGDIYTGSLVIDEGALFQGSSKAQQPVQEKESVPAVS
- a CDS encoding ABC transporter substrate-binding protein, with translation MIFLTRKTLLLILALLFIVPIGFYVGYQKISSLKEPQPAATPIQLGVALELSGQISPWGQAAFKGLQMAIDEVNDQGGIKGRYIQTHTADASDAEGLSVFAREAVNRNLVAIIGPMTPSKAELLAQKNLSLPLFSLSTHPSTPTFGDNIYQGSYDDRQQGSAAAHFASSYWGERAVMVVEEKSAYGQALAQSFRQTYEKAGGTIVNTLYYQRDQQDFSTLLSNILNGQPQVIYLPGYAKESAAFLQQARQVGIALPILGGDSLEEMARSLLQESRNQVRWGLFYITPNFLPTEEGKTFEKAYKARYHEEPHPIALWAYDATKGLLKALSECKDPEDQQALAERIKQMEPWPVAGGTMKIGQERHALRPMAVMQVGPTLELVAVIDP
- a CDS encoding aminotransferase class V-fold PLP-dependent enzyme, with the translated sequence MIYLDNAATTWPKPEIVWQEVLRAGKEYGANPGRASHQMAIDASRSIYKARVALSQLFNAPDPLRIIFTLNATEALNLAIFGTLKSGDHVITSSLEHNAVARPLKILQDRGVEVTYLQGDDYGYMDEDELKKALRPNSKAFVFSHASNVTGTLQDAARLTKKAKEYGLTVIIDAAQTAGVHDINIKDWGIDLLAFPGHKGLFGPQGTGGLWIGEGLHIPPLYYGGTGSQSESEYQPTHLPDRFESGTQNTPGLAGLAAGVEFIKEIGREKIEEQEEKLTIKLLDGLSNMKKVTLYGPPVHLPRAAVVSMNIEGVEAAEFGFLLDKVHQIAVRTGLHCAPLAHKRIGTIESGTIRFSPGYFTRDEEIEQVLSAVEKLIEEVS
- the larB gene encoding nickel pincer cofactor biosynthesis protein LarB; the encoded protein is MDPVELKRLLLSLKDDSISLEEAMDRLKGWPYEDLGYAKVDHCRSANQGFPEVIFGLGKTPEQVGAVFQRLAEKGNPVLATRCDEKAFEAVQAFVPEATFHSLAKVISYRIPECTDEQSYGRVAILSAGTADLPVAEEAVITARAMGCYVEPIFDVGVAGLHRLLDHRNKLATMDALVVVAGMEGALASVVAGMSDRPVIAVPTSVGYGANFGGLSALLTMLNSCAVGVGVVNIDNGFGGAALAATIVRSSYWRKAQLAQGDGKGGFL
- the larC gene encoding nickel insertion protein, yielding MAADDTATLWEEVDILEATIDDMNPQWFHFLRERLFSAGALDMEVTATMMKKERVGHALKVLCPPHCSSMLVELIFQHTTTLGLRCRREKRAVLQRDFVSVETAYGAIAIKRAFWKDKVINVQPEYEDCVQQARHHATSLKEVYQAALVEYYKIFS
- a CDS encoding alanine racemase — encoded protein: MNKTPTEKESMLHLSTPTIVVNEEILRRNIRKMAQACREKKIALRPHFKAHKLLPIAKMQKEEGARGFTVAKLSEAAVLIKAGYQDVLVAYPLWGHDKWKEYEELASQAKMATIIDSFESLVAWEERARKKRRPVEVYIKVDTGLHRVGYAPGEKLYDLIQRASKNEHIILRGLLTHAGHVYGAKNEEERKRIALEEGKILLTVAHKMRKEGIALQEISVGATPTVAYNLQTPGVTEVRPGNYVFNDATQVRLSVAKKEDCALRVLTTVVARPAENRRIIDGGAKVFALDKGAHGQDGTDSYGIVENIEGWKLCRLSEEHGVLEKIRAEAPELPLGSRITVIPNHACPVVNLTNAITVLDQQNQVIEHWPVDARGCSQ
- a CDS encoding LarC family nickel insertion protein, encoding MERALIVDPVGGVAGDMWLAALVDLGVPWDDLVGVIGSLPISGYHLEHQQISARGIRSSQVKVLLEQKDQPHRHLHHIVKMIEDATIEDTVKKGAIAVFTRLAEAEARVHGTSVEKVHFHEVGAIDAIIDVVGTVWALQQLQIETIYVLPLPLGSGTVKCDHGIMPVPAPATAELVKDFPVIIGSGEGELVTPTGAALCTTLGKPLDADFSSWFIRSIGYGAGLRPSKKVPNVLRLMIVEKKRT